A stretch of DNA from Telopea speciosissima isolate NSW1024214 ecotype Mountain lineage chromosome 5, Tspe_v1, whole genome shotgun sequence:
GTAAATCTGTAGAAGTTCGGCAGGCAGCTGGtttacttttaaaaaataatctGAGGACTGCTTTCAAATCCATGGCACCTGCCCACCAGCAATACATCAAATCAGAGCTGTTGCCTTGCTTGGGAGCCGCAGATAGACATATAAGATCCACAGTCGGAACAGTTATTAGTGTTGTTGTTCAACAAGGACGGGTGTTTGGTTGGCCAGAGCTCTTGCAAGCACTTGTCCAGTGCTTAGACAGCAATGACTTAAATCATATGGAAGGTGCTATGGATGCTTTATCAAAGGTATAGTGCTACCAATCAACCGTGCAGGATTTTGTTCTGTAGCTTACTGAAAGAATCATCCTGTAGACATTAAAAATTCCTACTTTACTTGTTTCTATTTATTGAAGTGTATTCACTCATTCTTTTTGTTAACATGTTAAGTTCTCTAAGGTACACCAACACTAATATGCCAAACATTGCGTAAAGAAATATCATTTTGGTTTTTGGCATAAGATTTCAATGTCAGAATCACACTTTTTGATATGCTTAAAATGTCACATCTAGAGAACTGGTGTTAGTGTCTATGTACGCCATTTTACAGGTTATTTGGATGTCATGCCGTAATTAGCTCTCTTAGACCAGATTTGgcatgatttctatttcaattttggattgatttcctGAAATAGTCAAGAAATTAACATTTTTTAGTTGTatcaatttgaaatatttcaagaataagaaatccatgTGATAGTTTAATTTCTGAGAACATTCTCTacatttctttgggagagagtGGTGGTGCGGAGTGGGGCCAGaaaggggtggtggtggtgctactGGTGTCAAGGTGATGGTGGCGATTGTTGCGGGGAGGTGGTGGGggcatggtggtggtgagaccacaaggagaagaagaagggtggtgttttatttttaacatgaaactactactttgcccatcaaattaaccatgtgctcattaaagagcaagagtgaaatcaatttcaatttcaaaattgaaacatctcctcacctatttcagaatttctattccatttgatttctatttcactgaaataaggttcaaaaatcaacccaaacaatttctgaaatagaaatcaccccataAAACGTTCACATGGTCATTTTTACAAACATCTAGCCTACATGTGAAATACAACTAAATAGGGAAATGCAAAGGTGGATTACCTTAATCGGAGTAACCCACAATCTTTGGAATTGCCAATGATGGACGTCTCCAACACAAACTTGCaattcccctcttctccttctcttttctaaACAAACacatctctcacacacacattcATCATTTCAGCATTTTTCATGGTCTTGAAGGCTTCAAATTAATGTAGCAATGCATTTTAATCTTCCCCAAGCATCTACCctcacctctctctcttccttgcaaacactttcttttcttggcaagAATCACTTGTAGTTTCCAATAGGCTGCACAACCTTCTTAGGACATCAATGTGGCTTCAATGCATCCAAAAGAAGTTGTTGAAGTGATTCAATGCATACATAATATCCCAATCCATCCTCTTGAAGTTTTTCTTGAAAAACCTGGGCAGGACCTCAAAAAATGCTCATTCCAGCAGGACAGTGATGTTCTTCTTAGCAAATGAAGAAGATAGCAATTTGAATGAGCAAAAATGGACTTAAAATGAGTGAGATATGGTATTTCTAAGTTGGAGGGGCAAAACTGTCATTTTGCGGGGGTGGAATTGATCTCTCGTGACAAGGGTACTATCACTGATGACCGGCTGGAATATCAGCCATTGGATGGAGCTTCAAACATTCGGATTAGATTTGAGCCCTCGGATTGTCTTCATAAGATATGGTGCACTGTGCGCATGCCTCACACCCAAACAAGGATCATGAGTCTAGTAGATAATCAAGGCTCATATCCGTCAGATCTGAATCAACATTAATAGCTCTAATTCTTTATGAGGGAATATACCAGGAATCATAAATGTACCAATTGTGCATGAGTCGCATGACTGCATGTGCTAATCAGCTAAGGAAACTGATTTGGTGCTTTGCGGTTCATGAGGCATTATATACCCGGCCGCCTAAACACCATAGAAAGGCATCTTTTTCAACTTCTGAGAATTGCTGACAGCCCCCTCAAAGCCATTTACATGGGCAATATCTCTAACACTTCAGAAGCAACTCATGGCATAGTAATTTTCAGCCTAAGGCCTTTTCACCATGAGATGGCCCAATGATCCATGCCCTTGACATTCTTGTGCACGCGCAGAGAACACATGATGCTGCTGACCCAGGCTTAGTGTGCCCTTGTGCGTGGCCCCTGGTGATGAGAATGGCATGACTACCTCGGCCATGAGCCGTGGCCTTGTGCCATGGGTGGCTGCTTGTATGGCTTGTGCTGCCACCTAGGCAATGTGACTCCTTGAGCCTTGGCTGCGACTATGGACATCTCGGATGCCACATCATGTTCCACTTGGCACATCAAATGCCACATCAGCAACACATCTTCATATCCGTAATGTGTCCCCATGTGTTTTGTATACATGCATGCGCATGCTCTCATTGCTCTACAACTTCTCAGTTCATTCATCTTCCAATTCAGCCAGTTGGAATGCTGAAATTTGCTCCAACGCATCCATCTGCATGAACCTACGAAGTCATTTTTCAAACTTCGCATCACATAACCCAAGGCTTCCACATGCTATCAAAACCTTATCAAAGACCTCCAAACATTACCAAACATCGCCGAATGCCACTAAAACTCTGCCAAACTATAAGATACACTACCCGTGTACTGTCTACTGTCAAATCACTGTCTGACATGTCCAACACTGTCAGAACACTTGTAAACATTGTGCATCATCAGAGAACACTGTCAAACCTTGTCTGACACCTGTGAACACTGTCATGTCACCTGTGTACCATTTCCAGCACTGACTGTCATTCCAGTACTGCTACTTTGCGagtgtgttgacaacaatgacaacaccactGCCATATCTCCAACAAAGTTTCTCACTAAATTTGTGTTTGTCAGCAATATGGTGGAAAATGTACTTAGACACAAAAGAAATATAGGTCCCTTGAAAGAGTATAAAAATTATCCCACTACCAAATTTATGCAGAGTGAAAGACCCAACAAATGTAGTGTTCCTGCTTACTTCTTTCTTGGTTAGCTCATCTGTGAGTCAATTGCCTATCTGTAGCTAATAAATGAGATGTTCATGTGGGAATGCTCAGAGGAGCCCTTTTAATGTTGAAGAGTtaatcaccccccccccccagtggTACATGAAGAAAAGAAACCAGCCACTGCAGAATAATTTCGTCCATGGATTTGTATTTGGATTCCTAGGTCCAGTGATACACGGCCAACTTGAGACCAAAGGAAGACCTTTGCTTTTGCAATTTAACTGAATCTGACTCAAGTCTGCCAGAAGACCCATGAATGAGTCAAGGTCAAGCTTTCTGAGTGTAAATTTGGACCATAAGAATTAAATTCTTTTTGTTCCGACTCTGGTACTGCTAGGAGGCTCCAGACGAGGGGAAGAGCAGTGAGCTTTGGAAATCTTGGGTTGTAGATGCAATTTTGGTCACATAAGTCAGACAAAACCTCCCCCTCTATTGAGCATGAAGAACCTTTGGTGGTAAGCAAGAAGCTCTTTCATGCTTCTAGTTGGGAAGCCCCTAATAATCCAGTATTACAGAGTTCAACTATTAAAGATGCATTCCCTCTGCAGTTACCTTGACTTCCCACTGAACCGCAATTTTGTATTTGGGTTAAAAATGGCTGGATCATTGTGCTCGTTTTTTTATTGATAGATAGGCCCCAAGGCgagttgaactcatgatctCTTAGTTGTGAGGCGTAGTCCTTGCGAACTGAGCTACCCCCTTGGCCTTGGATCACTGTGCTCTTACTGTCCCTAAAAGCTCCTCCAATTCTAGAGGTCTATAGCACAATCATTGAATTTAAGTTTGATAGTGTTCTTTACTGGTAGGACCCCCAAGGTCCAAGTATGGAAATGAGGCTGGTAATATAGTCGGGGTTCGACAGTTTACAGTTATTTGTTTTGTAAGGCATAGTTGAACTGATGAAGGTACCTCTGAGTCTCTGATGGCCTCAATTGTTGGACCCCGAATCTGATGGTTACTTTATTCCGTTTCGTGGTTTGCTTTGAAATTATTTTTGGTGCAAAGGTTCCTTCCATATGCCCGTGGAGAGGAGCTTCTCTTCAGGAAGCACCCGTTTTTTTGGCTACATGGCTTGTCATATGGGGccaaaattttgtggacaggtaagACTTCGAGGTTCCTtgccacatgtgaaatttcagcCTAAATGCAGTTCGCCAAGTGGCAAAATGAAACACTGAAAAATTCACGACTCAGGATAGGGTGCACGGACTACCGAGGAAGaggggtgcatggacatacatgggcatggacatacatgggaggataagtgattgaatttgagtgtggaatttgacatgtggatatTTAGATCTTGCCCTGTCTATCCATTGGTcggaattgccacatcatcagtgACGTGGAAAAAGTAGGTGGACTGCGGAGacaagtttttttaaaaattttttattttttatggtggaCCATATAGGGGCAATTATgttttttcctctctctgaATTCTGAAAAGGTAAGTATATTTGTATCATTAGCAGCCAAAATTGTTCATGAGGAACATTCTATGGAAAGAGCCTCCTGATCAAACTTACATCAATTCACCCTGCCCTCCCACTACAAAAACTTGCCTATTCATATACAAAATCCTCCCATGATTCCTTTATACAAAAATGTTTTGAATATTTCTCTCGTCCATTTGCTTCTAATGGTGCTTGATCATTTGATGAGGCTCTTAATAACAAAGATAGATGTAATCTAAGTTATATATGGAACTCTCTGATTGTTTAGTAACATTTGAGTCACGTGATGCACCTCAGATTTGTGAGGATATACCACAGGAGCTTGATTCAGATGTGCCTGGCCTAGCAGAACGCCCAATCAATGTATTTCTACCCAGATTATTCCAGGTGACTCAATGCGTTTCTGCAGTCATATATTGCATAGTTTGAAGTCTTTCTTCATGATATTTATGTTCATTTGGAAGTTGACTAGTTGTTGCCCTGCACTAAACTTTGTCTTAAGACCCTTCGCTTTGTTTCAACCAGTTTTTCCAGTCGCCACATGCCTCTCTCCGAAAGCTTTCCTTGGGTTCTATAAATCAGTTCATTATGCTGATGCCCACGGTAAGTGTTTTGAGTggtttttttaattcttaaataTCTGACATTTGTTCCCGCCTTCTTTTCCACTGGACCTGTTGCTCTGTTGTTACAGGCTTACAGCTGCCATGATTCAGCATGAGTTGTTATTGTTTTGCAGGGACTACTTCAATCCATGGATCAATACGTCCAAGGTTTGTTTGCTCTTGCACATGATCCTTCTGCAGAGGTGCGAAAATTGGTAAGTAGTTCTCttgttgtttctttgttggaatggtatGAACTATGAAACTAAGTGCATGTGACTTCAATATTATGAAAAATGTTTTGCGCTTCACAGATATGTTAGATGGTTAGCATGTCTCATGTTTAGGTTAATTTCCCATACGTTAAAAAGCATGCTTGTTTACAagttgttgtaatatgggttcacgGGTAAAATTGTCCTAGGGTAATTATGTCTTTGTACCTATTTCAGAATGTTCTTctttacattataaataaagatggctgtagtcactctgactcaagtcagtattcacggaattcagcatggcatcagagccaaaaatcaTCTGGGAATATGggcaatgattttttttcctttttttctcaacctctttttttctttcgtgATCTCACCCTAACCTAACCACTGCTGGCCACcactcaccaccaccactcttCCGCCAGCCTTCCgcccccaccaccacccctcCGCTGACCTCTGCCAGCCCCTCCAGGTCTTCCGCTACCCCTTTCCGCCCCTTCCAGCCTCCCGCGACCCCTCTCGGCCTTCTTTCCTTCTCGCGGGAGCCCTCTCCCACTTTGCCGCCGTCTCTTTcacacccttggtggtgagttgactcccacctaTATGATCTGGTTATTTTAAAGCTATTTTTTGTTCATGCAATTTTTTCCAGCCACCGtgcctaagggtgtcaattgggacggttccggtacttgggacgggacggtaccgtACCGGTATCAAAAGTGTCAATCCCGATGCCGTCCCATTTatttaacgggaccaaacctagatcccagtccgATTACTAGCGGGGCGGGACGGTAcggttcctaaacggttctaggcgtgtagaaaaggaagaagtttaattgttccTAATCGAAAAATCCGATTatgttttcctctttgattttccaaataaaaccTTATTATCACACATATTCTTGTCACATGGTACTACgagtggaaaaaagaaaaactggtACATGAAGTTGCTTGCAGGAGAGAGAGTAGCGAACCAGGATTTTGAGAGGCGGGACTTCAAGAGCTACGACTGTCCCGTCCCTAATGCATCATAAATATAATTCTTATATCCTATttttcctccaaaaaaaaaaaagatcttatatatttttctttttaaacggtactagtatGTCTAGTACCATTCAGTACCTTATTGGTATTTGATGCATCTGTACCGTCGGGAATCCGTCCCGAACCGtccgtcccatttatcattcggtacaaAATCGAGATACATgcgtcccatttactaatgggacggtcaAGATCGGAGTTTTagcgggacggtattgggacggttcccggttccggtcccaaattgacacccttaaccgTGCCTGACATTTCGGAGATCACTTATGCTTCCTCTGGCCCTGATAGTTCGTTGCAACGTGACTTTCTTCCGTTTCCAGTGAATCCCATCAAATTAAATGGCAGCAACTATCTCTTGTGGTCTCGTTCTTGCTTGTTCGCgattggttcccgtggtctctctggctacatcacgAGAACTACTGTCAGGCCTACAGAGGCTGGTCCTGCACAAGATcgatggatgaattttaatttcttggtcatatCTTATTTGGTTCATTCCATGGACCAAGAAATTGCCGGGCGttaccttctccttgatacgGTTGCCAAGATTTGGAAGACAGCTCAGGACACCTATTCTCAGGTCGGAAATGCCGCCTAGTGCTATGAGCTCCTTCAGAAGATTCATTCTACCAAGCAGTTGGAGTTGTCCTTTctcaatattataataaaatgtgcACTANNNNNNNNNNNNNNNNNNNNNNNNNNNNNNNNNNNNNNNNNNNNNNNNNNNNNNNNNNNNNNNNNNNNNNNNNNNNNNNNNNNNNNNNNNNNNNNNNNNNGTGTACCCCATAATTCAAATTATGGTATCTTTGGGTCCtaatggattagggtttgaaaccaTTTTTAGCCACCCCTTAACCTTGACTTAATTTCCTAAATTTATTAGATTAAAACAATATTTACAAATTTAATAGGTTTTCAAGAAAAATAAGTGTAAAACAAAGTCAATCCTTCTTGTTTGGTAATTTAGTCTcgtatctagtagatctaggcaatttccCCTATAAATTACTACCCTGATCTTGAATTCAAGGTGATCAAGTGTGGTTGCAGTATGAGGGTGACCCCCTTAGCATTGTTCTTTTTAAAAATCCTTTATAGGTTTCAAGTCAAGATTCACGTTGATCAATTCCGAACCTAACCTATTGACCCCGTTACTAAGATCGATAATATGGAAAGAACGTAGATGACATGAAAAAACAAACAAGAGATGAAAAAGTTTTTTGTCACTCAAGTGATGTGACTTTTTGATTAGACTATTAAACATTGAGTTCAATTGTAAACTCTTATCTCGTGTTATACATGTTTGAAACTACTCTTCCCGTAGACCAATCCAAAAATCTTGTTATGGTTTAAAAACAATTCTCTTTACAACATGGATGAAGGGAAACTTCATCACCTAAAAAGATATGTTAAGACCCTTCGATGTGGATCAATCTAAACCAAACTTAATTACTAAGAAGGATAATAATATAGAAACAACATGCGAAGATCTTCTTAAGTTAAAATATTTCCTTACCTTGTATAATGCGAATTTATTAGAGGTCTGCAACCTGGAAGTTCTCAATTGACTATCAATTACCACAAGGAACCTCCTTTCTTAATGCCTTTCTATAGGTTTCAAGGGACCTAGTTTCTCAATATTTTGGTATGGATGGATAAGGTTGAAACTAGATTCATAACAAGGGTCATTGTTCAAACGATCGAATATTAAATTCAAGAACTGCTAATATTATGttgggataaagttctctgcatTGGGGGTGATACATCTAAGATTCATGGACCAATTAGCGGCCGCCACatgtcacagggcgacccgcctcagaaccaaggagaatgaaccgggggtcccacccgggcgccgccaacacccaggcgcggcctgcacccaggcgtggcctcacccaggcgcggcctacacccaggcgcggcctcacccaggtgcagcctgcacccaggcacgacctctcacccaggcgggcctgcacccaggcgtggcATCGTGGACAcggacgtgatgtacacggacaccggggccactcgtctatgacccaatcgtgtcactgcagactcatgtcaccaccaggactctaggccaccgcttagaagtcacgtcacccagatggattcaagcaccaataacgttatcaccacacacgggtatctatccaacaaggatcttgataccaccagacactccctcccgcgggagATGGCTAATCGTGATAGAGCCccattacccagggcctctatccactcaacaaGCACAATCACCATCAAACCGGGACTCTCTACACctccatacactactataaaaggcaaggtacacaaccccataggggacatctcgaactcatattgaataatcactattcatctatttgctcaggagatctaactttggcatcggagagctcCTAGGTGGAACCAcacggttctctctgttgaccccttggtccgaGCTTGCCAGGTGATGGCACTCGCAGATCgccgacgatttcttgacgtaaCAGATTGGCTGCTGTCGTGGGAACAACGCTAGCCATTatagctactagctcgcttccatattcattcaatggcacgaaggaagactaccaccaccaacaacggagcaaggaatggatcaccacccccgcagtgctctcgccgcagagccaaccaCTGAGACCATGTCctccctggaggaagagatcccccttaatgaccggTTGTGGTCGACttgagcccaacaatgacgaggtagacgatgtggtggtggaggtgataccgaCTCCAATGCTCCGACCACCGTGGGTCGATCAACGACCCGCAACGATAAATCCTCGATGAACAaagactctttcgagaatacttgacacacCGTGCGACGCCTCACCGTCGAAGGACTTCACAtcgcaagggtggagtccgtacctcgacaagagccgaaccctaggagatcatctcccgaGGCGTGAGATCAAAGAGACTTGCGTAACGGGCAACCCCACTccgcggggggagccttcccaaaGATCCCAGGAGAATAAGAGACCTCTAGCCACGgtcgaacgtgggaggacgccaacccCTGGGCGAGGTTGTCAAGCCTGGCAGAGATCGGTCCTGGACGCTTATGTTTGAtggacgacttgaagaaggtcacataccatgatgaagccggacctacagagaggaaagccctTCACCTTCACGACGGGGTTCATCACGGGCGTGaacattcaccatcccgccaacacttaaggcgggaggggacatccaggagagagcgtgaacggggtcgccATGAATGTCGGCCAGACGTGAGGACAGAGATATGGGACGAGGAGCTCAATCAAGACTctgcgacctggatgagaagtcggaagggttgaagaagtataccaaaggcgagacacattccatacctggacaacacccattctcggcagagatcatgtcaccacgctaccttccaggtttcgactacccacctttgaacttttACAAGAGTACCatcgaccctaatgaccacatcaactactttaatggcatgatgacgttATATGGTGGGTGGGACGTGGTCTCCTCGTCGAGCATTCCTTGCATCCCTCAaaggagcagccacatcatggttctccaggctacgatcgagatctatatgctcgctcgcagagctatgcgaatagTTTGTCACCCGCCTAAAGCAAAGGTCAAGCGTAAGAAGACCATCACAATCTATTGAACGTGGTACAAAATCCTAGGAATCTCAGGAGTAcattaccaggttcaccaaggaatccctCGGAGGTTCGAGACTGGGACGACCGCACacaacatgcagccctagcgggaggtatcagggacctggacttgatcaaggacctgcacgtcatgagaccaggactatgaaagagctccggagcggtgcaacgagtttgcaaatatggacgaggtactacaagctaaaacgaagataatcgaggccaagccacaagacaacaagaggtcaaaGACTTGATGATCGCAAAGAAGGTAAGAGGTCGAGACAGAGCGTCGATAAGAGAAGGACGACCGCCCATCCGGGAGGACAAACCGTCACCtgagagagaagtgagagggcaagaacccctgagttcacaccactaaacaccaccaggtcctagatactcatgcagatacaagaccgtgacctactccattggccacgacccatgctagcaggaccagagaagcgaaactcTAACAAGTagtgtctcttccacaaagaaaaTGGGTACGACACaaaggagtgctatcaattgaagagagagatagaacaacttgtaagagcaggaagcttgaacaagtatgtgaaggggagacatgacaaccgctcaggccaaggagacagaggtcgcgatggagacagagtggaaccaagacgagaagaaagaagaatagatcgagagagagaccgcctgtaagagcggagagatgcacaacctagtggcaccaagggacctcctatcctcaccatacttggaggaccagggtaAGAGttcaccagaaaagctaaagctcatgcaaAGTTCGTAGGAGTGgtagagaagccaagcaagatagccaagacccaggccgtgatctccttctcgaatgaagacctggaaggactaaactttccacatgaagatgccttggtagtataggtggaggtagccaaccgactcGCATATACGGGTATTGATAGACAAAGGCGTCTGCTGAT
This window harbors:
- the LOC122661199 gene encoding transportin-1-like; this translates as MAAAALWLPQQEGLGEICGLLEQHISPTSDKPQIWQQLQHCSQFPDFNNYLAFIFAHAEGKSVEVRQAAGLLLKNNLRTAFKSMAPAHQQYIKSELLPCLGAADRHIRSTVGTVISVVVQQGRVFGWPELLQALVQCLDSNDLNHMEGAMDALSKICEDIPQELDSDVPGLAERPINVFLPRLFQFFQSPHASLRKLSLGSINQFIMLMPTGLLQSMDQYVQGLFALAHDPSAEVRKLVSSSLVVSLLEWYEL